TCAAAGCGTCTAACATAGTCGCGAACCGAAGCGGCGCAAACTCTGTGGCTGCACGGGATCGCGCCAGCCGCGAGGCAGGGTGCCCCATTATATCCACCCATCAGTATGGGCTTGCTGGCAACAGCGCATGACCAATTTGCCGATCGCAGCTTACCTGCACATTCCTTTTTGCCGCCGTCGCTGCTTTTACTGTGACTTCCCGATCAGTGTCGTGGGCGATCGCCTGCGGGGGGATCAGTCGGGCATGATCCGCCAGTATGTCGACGCACTCTGCCAAGAAATTGCTGCGACCCCCGTTCTCGGGCCAGCACTGCAAACGATCTTTTTTGGTGGTGGAACGCCGTCTCTGCTGAGCCCCAACCAGCTCGATCGCATTCTGCAGGCGCTCGATCGCCGTTTTGGGATTGCGGCAACGGCTGAAATTTCGATCGAAATGGATCCCGCGAGCTTTGATCGATCGCAAGCGATCGCGACGCGTCAGCTGGGCTTTAACCGCGTCAGCATTGGTGCTCAGGCGTTTCAAGACGGTCTACTCGAATGCTGTGGCCGCACCCATAGGCGGGCTGATATCGATCGCGCGGTGGCGGATGTCCGAGCAGCCGGTTTCGAGAATCTCAGCTTGGATTTGATCTCGGGTCTACCCGGCCAGACCTTGGCTGATTGGCAGGCTTCTCTGGAGGCTGCGATCGCCTTGGACCCGACTCACCTTTCGGCCTACGACCTCGTGCTGGAACCTGAAACAGTCTTTGGCAAGCGCTACCAGCCCGGCGATCGCCCCTTGCCAGCGGATGAACAAGCGGCAGCGATGTATCAGCTGACCCACGCCACGTTGGAGGCGGCGGGCTTTGAGCATTACGAAATTTCCAATTACGCGCGATCGGGATTTCAGTGTCGCCACAACCGCGTCTATTGGCAGAATGATTCCTTCTACGGGTTCGGTGTCGGCGCGACCAGCGCCCTGCGAGGTCAGCGCTTTAGCCGCCCCCGTCGCCGAGCAGATTACTTTGCTTGGCTTGAGACACCAGGGGCGATCGCGGCAGCCTGTGCACCGATTCCCCCCGATCCTGCCGATGCCTTGGCAGAGACGCTGATGTTGGGTCTACGGCTTGCGGAAGGGCTGGCTTGGTCTTCGCTAGAGCAGCAGTTTGGTTCAGAGTTTCTGCGATCGCTGCAACCGGTCATTCAGCGCTACCAACAAGCGGGTTGGCTGCAGTGGCAGGGCGATCGCCTTAGCCTGACCCAGCCGGAGGGCATGCTCTTTTCCAATCAAGTGCTGGCTAGTTTATTCGAGCGTTTAGATGCGATCGCGACTGTTTAGGCCAGCGGCTCTTGCTCGGCTGGCTGAGACTGTAGAAACTGGCGATCGCGGACTTCACGGGCATAGCGCTGGACAGCAGACCCGATCGCTTGGCGCAAGTTGAGGTAGGCCGGAGCAAAGGGCGGCTGGGTGGGCGTGAGGCCTAGCAAATCAGCCGTCACCAAAATTTGCCCATCACAGTCGGGGCCGGCTCCAATCCCGATCGTTGGAATAGAGAGTTTCGCCGTGATCGTGGCCGCTAGAGGGTCAGGAATATGCTCCAAGACGATCGCGAAAGCCCCAGCAGCCTCCAGCGCGAGAGATTGTTCCAAAATCTGCTGTTGTGCTTCGGGTGTTTGGCCCTGCTGGCGGTAGCCGAGCTGCCGTACGGATTGCGGGGTTAGGCCCACATGCCCCATCACCGGAATACCGACCTCGACCAGCCGTTGCACCGTTTCTAGGAGGCGCGGATAGCCCCCCTCTAGTTTGACGGCTTGGGCTTCCGTCACCTTCAGCAGCTGACCCGCTGCCAGAATTGCATCCTCTGGGCTGGTTTGGTAGGACAGAAAGGGTAAATCACTGACGATCAACGCATTGCGGCAACCGCGTTGCACTGCTTGCACATGGTGGATCATGTCCTCCAAGCTCAGGGGCAGCGTAGTGGGATGCCCAAGGGCGACCATCGCTAACGAGTCACCCACCAAGACCAGATCAATGCCGGCCTCGTCCAAAATGCTGGCGATCGCAAAATCCCAAGCAGTCAACGCCACGATCGGGCGACCCTGTTGCTTCCACTGACGCAGGTGACGAGGCGTGATCGGCATGGTCGCAACTGAGACGCGCTTCCCCACGCTATCAGACCGGCGCGATCGCTCGATAGGGGAGCAATGCTATGCTGAGATTGACTCGGACCTATGTGGTCAGAACGCCCAAATCCTGTCAGGACCGGAAGGTAGCAGCAGTAAGGGATGCTTTTGACAGGCGTAGACTCCGGGTCACTTTTTTTGCATGAGTCTTTGCGATCGCAGCGAATGTGGCCAGAGTCACTTCCCAGAGCGGCCCTATCGACTTCAACGCCCTGAATGGCAAGGCTATGCTGAAGCAAGACGCCCCAGAGCTGCTGGCATGAGCACTGTTACTGATCTTCTCCAAAAAGCGGTCTACCTCGGCATTGGTTTGGCTTCCTATGTGCCTGAGCTTGCCAAGAGTGAAAATCTCGCTGACCTGAGCGATCGCGTTCAAAAACTGGTGGATGACTTAGTTGCCCGTGGTGAAATGACCACGGAAGAAGCTAAGCAGGCAGTAGAAGAATTAGTTCGTCAGGCTCAAGGTTCTGTCGGGGGGCCTGCGGGTTCTCCCCCACCCATTCCTCAGCCAATTCAAATCACTGTTGAAGAAGTTGAGCCAGAGGCGAATACGAGCGCAGCATCAACTCCTGCCGACAGTGCGCCGCCGAGCAATTCGACTTCTGCCGCGGATGATCTTGAAAGTCTGCGCCAGCAAGTGAGTCAACTGCGGGAAGAGTTGAATCGTCTCAATCAAAACAAAGAGTAGAAGTGCCCAAGTGGACCTTGGCCGTGGCCGATCGCGAGGCTGTGGCGGAGTGCTTCGGTGACGTAGGTTTTGGCTGTTTGCGTCGCTGCCAGCGGATCAAGCCCTAGCGCAGCGTTGGCTGCAATCGCGGCAGCTAGGGTGCAACCACTGCCGTGGGTGTGGGGTGTCGCGATCGCTTCTGTCTTCAAGACTTGGGATTGCTGTCCATCCCACCACCAATCAACACCGTGCCAGTCACCGGTCGCGGCGCCGCCTTTGATCAGCACCGCCTGCGGCCCGCAATCCTGAATAATCTGCGCTGCTCGATCCAAATCAGTAGCGTCTTGAATTTCCATCCCTGCCAACAGTTGGGCTTCGTAGCGATTGGGGGTCAAGACGGTTGCCAGCGGTAAGAGGCGATCGCGCAGGACAGCGATCGCAGCCTGATCAATCAGCACAGCTCCAGTGCGCGACACCATCACTGGATCGATAATTCGAGGAATTGTGAGCGGAGCGATCGCTTGAGCGACCACTTCCATAATCTCGGCATTGAGCAACATGCCGGTTTTCAAAGCTTGAGGCGGTAAATCAGCAAGCACTGCTTTGAGCTGTGCAGTGACCCCTTCTGGGGCGATCGCATCCACGCGCGTCACGCCCAGCGTATTCTGCGCAGTTACACAGGTAATGGCACAAGTCCCGTGGACTCTGTGAAAGGCAAAAGTCCGCAGATCTGCTTGAATACCTGCCCCGCCGCCACTATCTGAGCCCGCAATGGTCAGCGCGATCGGAGGAATCACTGGGGCCGGTTTTGAATTTTCCGCTGCAAGAAGGCCGGTATGTCGAGGCCACCACTCACCGGTGGGTTGACTGAGCTGGGAGCAGCAGGCGAGGGGCTAGAAGATTGAGCGGTGATGGTCGAAGTGGTGTTGAGGTTGGGGCGATCGGTGCTGAAGCCCGTGGCAATGACGGTGATCCGCAGCTCTCCTTCGAGGCGATCGTCGATCACCGCACCAAAGATGATGTTTGCCTCCGGATCAACCACTTCGTAAATGGCATCAGCCGCCGCGTTGACCTCATGCAAGGTCATGTCCCGGCCACCCGTGATGTTGAAGACAACACCCCGTGCCCCTTCGATCGAGGACTCGAGCAGCGGTGAGCTAATCGCAGCGTGCGCGGCTTCCCGTGCACGTGACTTACCCGAACCACTGCCGATGCCCATCAGGGCTGAACCGGCATCGGCCATCACCGCGCGGACGTCGGCAAAATCAACGTTGACCAAGCCCGGAATTGTAATGATGTCAGAAATCCCTTGGACACCCTGCCGGAGAATGTCGTCGGCAACGCGGAAAGCTTCTTGAATCGGCGTTTGCTCCGAGATGGCATGGAGCAGGCGATCATTGGGAATGGTGATCAAGGTATCAACGGAGTTCTGGAGCGCAGCCGTGCCTTCCTCCGCTTGCTTCATGCGGCGACGCCCTTCAAACGTAAAGGGCTTGGTGACAATACCGACTGTCAGCGCCCCCACTTCTTTAGCGACCTCAGCGACAATTGGTGCCGCACCGGTACCAGTGCCGCCGCCCATGCCTGCAGTAATAAAGACCAGATCAGCACCTTCAAGAGCAGCGATCAGGTCTTCCCGCGACTCTTCGGCTGCCTTCATGCCGATCGCAGGATTCCCCCCGGCCCCTAGCCCTCGCGTAAGCTTCTGTCCCAACTGCATGCGCTTGGGGGCTGCGGAATGGAGCAGGGCTTGAGCATCGGTGTTGAGGGCCCAAAATTCAACCCCGCTGACATCGCTGCTGATCATGCGGTTGACCCCATTACTGCCACCGCCACCAACACCAATCACTTTGATGCGAGCAACGCTGCTGGGGATAATCAATTCTTCTGGCTGCCCTAGCGCGTCAAACCCCGACAGAGATCCATCACGGTTGAAGCCATAGGAGTTGTTGATCGGCATAGGGTCGGTCATGGGAGTGAGGAGTAGCGGCCAACCGATAACTTGAACAAGCTAGGTTGAACGTTAGTTTAGGGCAGCGAACTAAAAACAAGAGAATTATTGACGCACTCCGTCGGGAAAGGCAACCGTAACCAGTGGTTGTCAATCACAAAATACTCCGCACGCCCCCCTGAGCAATACGCGCAAGGCTTAGTCAAAAATGCTGATTGTGACACTAAAAACTACGTTGCTCTACTGTGCAACAGTTTGAGGCGATCGCCGTGGTGGAGTAGGTTTCATCTGCACCCGAGGGGTTGCGGGTTGTCGCAGGTCGATATAGGCGATCGCATCCAGATTCGTTTTCTCTGGCAGCTGCCGTAGGCGATCGAGGGTGGCAATTTGCTGGGGTAACAGCGCGGGGTCATAGGGACCGCAATAAACCAGACCGAGCTCTGTTTCCAAAATCAGATTGGTGGGGTCGCGCCAGTCCAATCCTCGAATCTGGACGGGACTACTGCTCAAAAGGGTATAGAGCGCTGGCCACAGGCGTTGATAGGGCTCGCGGTAGCCGCGTACCTTCAGCGTCGTCTGAGGCAAGTTGGCGCCGAGTCGCTCATAGGCGGAGAGGGGATGCCAAACGCCTTGTCGATCGAGAATGCCCCAGCGTTCCTGCGGAGGTTGATTCGGTTCCACTACGACCCGCGAGGCTTGAGCCGTTGCCATAATTTCTTGGACCGTGATTAGCAGACTGGCTGGCAGGAGACGGCGCTGGATCTGTACCTGTTGGAGGGGGGCTGCTTCGAGGAGTCGCTGCTCTAAGCGCTGCGGTTGGAGCTGGAGCAGATTGAGGGGAAATTTTAGGTCTAGCGTGGCAAAGAGGCGATCGCGGTTGAGGGTTTGCTGGCCTTGGATTTGAATGCGCTGCGGGTCTTGGATGATCCACAGCGGACGAGCAAGGACCCAAACTAAACCAGCTGCGATTGCACTCACACCGAGGAAGCGCCAAAACCGCTGCAGTCGCTGTCGCCGCCGTTCCCAGCGCTTCTGGCGACGGCGGGCGGCTAACGAGGCCGTAGAGGTAACTTCGGACTGGTCAGCCATCACCACACTACGGACAGAGGACGGTTAGGCACTGAGGCCAAGGCGTCGATTGAGGAACTGACGCCACTGGAGAGCGAGACTCGCTTCGGTAAACGGAATCAGCACTTGGCGATCGCGCAGTTCCAGCAAGAGATCTGCGGAACCACTGACCGATGCTTCAGGATCAGACAGGACTTGATTTTGCTGTTGCACTTGAATCCGTTGCAACGATCCCAAGTCGATCGTTTCCAGAAAGACAGGTCCTTGGCGACTGGGTTTGCCCCAGACCAAATCGGAGCCACGGACTCCCAGAACAGCACGCACATCATACTTGGCGGTTTCAAAGTCAGCAGCCCAGACTTTGTAGGATTCCAGCTTCTGATACTCATTCCAGCCCGCCCAAGCGAGCCCGATGAACAGCACCAGCAGCGGCAACCAGAGCAGTCCATGCAGCATGGCCTAGCGCTCCACCGCAAGTTCCAGCAGCCGATGCACCAGCTCGGGGAAGGCAACGCCACTGGCTGCCCAGAGTTGTGGGTACATACTCAAGGCCGTGAAACCGGGCAGAGTGTTGATCTCGTTCAGGAAAATCTGGCCTTGGCTATCCAAGAAAAAGTCCAGACGACTGAGGCCCGAAGCATCTACCGCTTGGAAGGCTGCGATCGCGAGTTCTTGAAGTTTTTGCTGCAAGTCCGCCGAGAGTTGAGCGGGGATCAACAGTTGGGCTTTGCCGTCGGTGTACTTGGTTTCGTAGTCGTAGAAGTCGCTGTCGTAGGTGATTTCGCCCAGAATCGAGGCTTGAGGATAGTCGTTGCCCAGCACGGCGCATTCGACCTCGCGGGGATTGGCGATCGCGGCTTCAACAATTAGGCGGCGATCAAGCGCAGCCGCTTGGTCAAGGGCAGCTTCTAGTTCAGCGCGATCGCGGACTTTAGCGATCCCCACTGACGACCCTAGATTGGCGGGCTTCACGAAACAGGGATAGCCCAACTCCGTTTCAATCTGATCCAGCAAACTGGTATAGCGGCAGGGATCTGAAAAAACTTGGCTGCGATTGACGGCAACGTAGGCCACTTGCGGCAGACCCGCTTGAGCAAAAGCCTGTTTCATGGCGATTTTGTCCATGCCCAAGGCTGATCCCAGCACACCGGAACCAACAAAGGGACGCTGCATCAGCGTCAGTAAACCCTGAATCGTGCCGTCTTCGCCGTTGGGGCCGTGCAGGATCGGGAACCAGACTTCGATTTCGCGACAGTTCGCCGGGAATTGCCAGCGATCGCGGGGTGCTTCGACCACTAGCGGTTGCTGACTGGCAAGGACTTGGGCTGCGGTTGCGCCGCTGTGCCAGCCACCTTCCTTATCGATGTAGAAGGGCAGGACTTGGTAGCGATCGCGATTGGTTGGATCAGCCAAAGCAGAGGCGATCGCCGCTGCCGAGCGGATCGACACCTCATGTTCGCCCGATCGCCCGCCAAACAGTAACCCAACCTTTTTTGCTGCCACGCTGGGCGTCCTCCCTGATCGCAGCGTTACTTTAACACCCAGCCGCCACGGGGCTGAGGATCTGTCCCGTCAGGCTGAAGGCACGCGTTTCTGTGATCCGTACTGGCACCAGTTGCCCTTCTAGTTGGGCGATCGTGCCATCGCAGAAGACGAGGCGATTGGTGCGCGTCCGACCCATCACCTGCTGAGGATTGCGCGGATTGGTCGCTTCGATCAGCACTTCTTCAGTGCGACCCAAATAGCGCTGCGAGCGATCGGCAGCCATTTGCGCCACCAAGTGATTGAGCCGCTGCAGGCGATCTTGCTTGACCTCTTCCGACAGTTGATCCGGTGCGTTGGCGGCTGGCGTGCCCGGACGGGGTGAATAGGCAGCGGTGTTGACCAGATCAAATCCGACCTGTTCAACCAGTTTCAGTGTGTTCTCAAATTGTTCTTCGGTTTCACCTGGGAAAGCCACGATCGCATCCGCACTAATTGCGGCATCGGGGATGATCTCGCGGATCTGTTCAACAATTCGCAGATAGCGCTCGACGGTATAACCGCGCGCCATCGCTTTCAGGACATCGTTGTCACCGGACTGGAAGGGAATGTGGAAGTATTCGCAGACCTTGGGCAACTCGGCACAGGCGCGGATCAGTCGCTCAGTGAAATAGCGGGGGTGACTAGTAGCAAAGCGGATTCGCTCAATCCCCGGCACATCGTGGACGTAGTAGAGCAAGTCCGTCAGAGTGTGCAGGTGGCGACCTTCAGGGGTGCTACCCGGCAGATCGCGACCGTAGGCATCGATGTTTTGTCCCAGCAGCGTAATTTCACGGTAGCCCTGGGCTGCCAACTGTTCGATCTCAGCCCGGATCGCCGCCGGTTCCCGCGATTGCTCGCGACCGCGAACATTGGGAACCACGCAGTAGGTGCAGCGCTCGTTGCAGCCGTAAATGACATTGACCCAAGCGGTGATAGTGCTATCGCGGCGAGGTTGGGTGATGTCTTCGGCGATTTCGACTTCTTCAGTCGCAACCACTTGACTGCCTGCTTCCACCTGGGTCAGCAAATCGGCGAGGCGATTGGCATGTTGCGGCCCCATCACCAAGTCCAGCTCTGGCACCCGCCGCAGTAGCGATTCGCCTTCTTGCTGCGCCACACAGCCCGCCACAATCAACGTCAGATCCGGTTGCTGGCGTTTGCGTTCGGCCTGTCGACCCAAGTAGGAGTAGACCTTTTGCTCGGCATTGTCGCGAATCGTGCAGGTGTTGTAGAGCACCAGATCCGCGTCGTTGGCTTCCTCGCTCCAGACATAGCCCAAATCCTCGAGGATGCCAGCCATCCGCTCCGAGTCGGCCTTGTTCATTTGGCAGCCGAAGGTGGTGATGTGGTAGCGCCGAGGCGTGGACATGACGATGGCAGGGACAGCCGCAGGAAACAAACCTTTATTCTAAAGGTCACTTTTCGACCCCGCGCAGTCGGGCGATCGCGTGCAACTCTCGTTTGAACCGTTCACTGTTAACAAACGCTTTGCCCTGCGAATCAGTCGCGGCAGTACCCAAGCGACCACGAATCTCTGGGTGCGCCTGCAGCAGGACGGCGTTGAAGGTTGGGGAGAAGCCTCACCGTTTTCAACCGGTCAGCAGCCACAGACGACAGAATTACTCAGTGAAGCGTTGACTGCGATCGCTCCGGCTCTGGGTGATCTCGACCCCTGGAATCAACAGCAGTTTGAAGATCTGACGCAATCGCTCCCTTCTGCCGCTAGAGCTGCTCTCGATTTAGCGGTGTGGGATTGGCGCGGGAAGGCGTTGGGACAGCCGCTCTGGAAACTGTGGGGACTCGATCGCAATCGCTGTCCGGTCACCTCCGTCACGATCGGTATTAGCTCACCCGAAGCAGGACAGGACCGTCTTGCCGCTTGGCGCGAGTTGTTCGAGCCAGCCCTGATTAAAGTCAAGCTCGGTAGTCCCGAAGGTGTTGAGGCCGATCGCGCCCTACTGAATGCCCTGAAAGAAGTTGCTCCGACAACGCCCTTCAGCGTTGATGCCAATGGCGGCTGGGATGTCGCCACCACGCGATCGCTGGCGGATTGGTTAGTCGAGTCCGGCGTCATTTATCTAGAGCAGCCGCTCGCTAAAGGGCAGGAAGCGGATTTGCTACGACTCCGCGATTTGCCGTTGCCGGTCTTCGTCGATGAAAGCGCTTGGACCAGTCAGGATGTGGCGGCTTTGAGTGATC
The sequence above is a segment of the Synechococcus elongatus PCC 11801 genome. Coding sequences within it:
- the hemW gene encoding radical SAM family heme chaperone HemW, giving the protein MTNLPIAAYLHIPFCRRRCFYCDFPISVVGDRLRGDQSGMIRQYVDALCQEIAATPVLGPALQTIFFGGGTPSLLSPNQLDRILQALDRRFGIAATAEISIEMDPASFDRSQAIATRQLGFNRVSIGAQAFQDGLLECCGRTHRRADIDRAVADVRAAGFENLSLDLISGLPGQTLADWQASLEAAIALDPTHLSAYDLVLEPETVFGKRYQPGDRPLPADEQAAAMYQLTHATLEAAGFEHYEISNYARSGFQCRHNRVYWQNDSFYGFGVGATSALRGQRFSRPRRRADYFAWLETPGAIAAACAPIPPDPADALAETLMLGLRLAEGLAWSSLEQQFGSEFLRSLQPVIQRYQQAGWLQWQGDRLSLTQPEGMLFSNQVLASLFERLDAIATV
- the panB gene encoding 3-methyl-2-oxobutanoate hydroxymethyltransferase gives rise to the protein MPITPRHLRQWKQQGRPIVALTAWDFAIASILDEAGIDLVLVGDSLAMVALGHPTTLPLSLEDMIHHVQAVQRGCRNALIVSDLPFLSYQTSPEDAILAAGQLLKVTEAQAVKLEGGYPRLLETVQRLVEVGIPVMGHVGLTPQSVRQLGYRQQGQTPEAQQQILEQSLALEAAGAFAIVLEHIPDPLAATITAKLSIPTIGIGAGPDCDGQILVTADLLGLTPTQPPFAPAYLNLRQAIGSAVQRYAREVRDRQFLQSQPAEQEPLA
- a CDS encoding phasin family protein, whose amino-acid sequence is MSTVTDLLQKAVYLGIGLASYVPELAKSENLADLSDRVQKLVDDLVARGEMTTEEAKQAVEELVRQAQGSVGGPAGSPPPIPQPIQITVEEVEPEANTSAASTPADSAPPSNSTSAADDLESLRQQVSQLREELNRLNQNKE
- the thiD gene encoding bifunctional hydroxymethylpyrimidine kinase/phosphomethylpyrimidine kinase, translated to MIPPIALTIAGSDSGGGAGIQADLRTFAFHRVHGTCAITCVTAQNTLGVTRVDAIAPEGVTAQLKAVLADLPPQALKTGMLLNAEIMEVVAQAIAPLTIPRIIDPVMVSRTGAVLIDQAAIAVLRDRLLPLATVLTPNRYEAQLLAGMEIQDATDLDRAAQIIQDCGPQAVLIKGGAATGDWHGVDWWWDGQQSQVLKTEAIATPHTHGSGCTLAAAIAANAALGLDPLAATQTAKTYVTEALRHSLAIGHGQGPLGHFYSLF
- the ftsZ gene encoding cell division protein FtsZ, with translation MTDPMPINNSYGFNRDGSLSGFDALGQPEELIIPSSVARIKVIGVGGGGSNGVNRMISSDVSGVEFWALNTDAQALLHSAAPKRMQLGQKLTRGLGAGGNPAIGMKAAEESREDLIAALEGADLVFITAGMGGGTGTGAAPIVAEVAKEVGALTVGIVTKPFTFEGRRRMKQAEEGTAALQNSVDTLITIPNDRLLHAISEQTPIQEAFRVADDILRQGVQGISDIITIPGLVNVDFADVRAVMADAGSALMGIGSGSGKSRAREAAHAAISSPLLESSIEGARGVVFNITGGRDMTLHEVNAAADAIYEVVDPEANIIFGAVIDDRLEGELRITVIATGFSTDRPNLNTTSTITAQSSSPSPAAPSSVNPPVSGGLDIPAFLQRKIQNRPQ
- a CDS encoding cell division protein FtsQ/DivIB gives rise to the protein MADQSEVTSTASLAARRRQKRWERRRQRLQRFWRFLGVSAIAAGLVWVLARPLWIIQDPQRIQIQGQQTLNRDRLFATLDLKFPLNLLQLQPQRLEQRLLEAAPLQQVQIQRRLLPASLLITVQEIMATAQASRVVVEPNQPPQERWGILDRQGVWHPLSAYERLGANLPQTTLKVRGYREPYQRLWPALYTLLSSSPVQIRGLDWRDPTNLILETELGLVYCGPYDPALLPQQIATLDRLRQLPEKTNLDAIAYIDLRQPATPRVQMKPTPPRRSPQTVAQ
- a CDS encoding D-alanine--D-alanine ligase family protein yields the protein MAAKKVGLLFGGRSGEHEVSIRSAAAIASALADPTNRDRYQVLPFYIDKEGGWHSGATAAQVLASQQPLVVEAPRDRWQFPANCREIEVWFPILHGPNGEDGTIQGLLTLMQRPFVGSGVLGSALGMDKIAMKQAFAQAGLPQVAYVAVNRSQVFSDPCRYTSLLDQIETELGYPCFVKPANLGSSVGIAKVRDRAELEAALDQAAALDRRLIVEAAIANPREVECAVLGNDYPQASILGEITYDSDFYDYETKYTDGKAQLLIPAQLSADLQQKLQELAIAAFQAVDASGLSRLDFFLDSQGQIFLNEINTLPGFTALSMYPQLWAASGVAFPELVHRLLELAVER
- the miaB gene encoding tRNA (N6-isopentenyl adenosine(37)-C2)-methylthiotransferase MiaB is translated as MSTPRRYHITTFGCQMNKADSERMAGILEDLGYVWSEEANDADLVLYNTCTIRDNAEQKVYSYLGRQAERKRQQPDLTLIVAGCVAQQEGESLLRRVPELDLVMGPQHANRLADLLTQVEAGSQVVATEEVEIAEDITQPRRDSTITAWVNVIYGCNERCTYCVVPNVRGREQSREPAAIRAEIEQLAAQGYREITLLGQNIDAYGRDLPGSTPEGRHLHTLTDLLYYVHDVPGIERIRFATSHPRYFTERLIRACAELPKVCEYFHIPFQSGDNDVLKAMARGYTVERYLRIVEQIREIIPDAAISADAIVAFPGETEEQFENTLKLVEQVGFDLVNTAAYSPRPGTPAANAPDQLSEEVKQDRLQRLNHLVAQMAADRSQRYLGRTEEVLIEATNPRNPQQVMGRTRTNRLVFCDGTIAQLEGQLVPVRITETRAFSLTGQILSPVAAGC
- a CDS encoding dipeptide epimerase translates to MQLSFEPFTVNKRFALRISRGSTQATTNLWVRLQQDGVEGWGEASPFSTGQQPQTTELLSEALTAIAPALGDLDPWNQQQFEDLTQSLPSAARAALDLAVWDWRGKALGQPLWKLWGLDRNRCPVTSVTIGISSPEAGQDRLAAWRELFEPALIKVKLGSPEGVEADRALLNALKEVAPTTPFSVDANGGWDVATTRSLADWLVESGVIYLEQPLAKGQEADLLRLRDLPLPVFVDESAWTSQDVAALSDRVDGINLKLLKTGGLTEALRAIHTARAHGLQLMLGCYSDSSLLNSAAAQLGPLVDYLDLDSHLNLLDDPFRGATIEAGRLVPSDRPGLGVLRQE